In Blastocatellia bacterium, the sequence TCTCTATTTTATTCGGCCTGGTGGCGAGTGTTGTGAGAAAGACGAGCGGCGACCCGCACGCCGCGCCGGTGCTGATGGCCTTGGACGAAGCAGGCAACATCCCGATTCACCACCTGAGCGAGCAGCTCGGCGTGGGCCGTGGCCGCCGCTGCGGGATCGTGCTTGGCTATCAAAACATCGGGCAGCTCTACAAACAACACGGGCACGATGGCGCGAACGCCATTCTCGGCTCGGTCGGCACGATGGTCTTTCTACCGGGCCTCGATAGCGAGACAGCGCAGTATGCGGCGCGCCGGATCGGGCGCACAACGGTCTTGCAGCACACCAGCGTTGACGCGCCCGGCTCGAAGTTCGACAACGAGCGCGATTCTGAAACGGGTCGCGATCTTCTCGACGCTGCCGAATTGAGGCAGATGGTCGAGCACAGCCAGGCGGTGGCGATCACTGGGACTGCGCCGCCGGTGATCTTTGGCTTCCCGCCCTTCAGCAAAGGCGGGCCTGTAGCTCACCCACTGCCACGCGAAGTGGCCCACGCCGTTTCATTGAAGGATGCGGAATCGGCGTACATAAAGCGGCAGGCTCAAGAAACTACTCGCCAACAGCCGCACCTAAGAGAGACTGATGTCGGCGAGAGCGACACAAATCAACTGAATGTATCAAGCGCACCCGTAAGTACAGCGATTGATAGCGCTCACGCTCTGACCGATGGTTACCCAGCAGCAATGAACATAGACGCCCGCTCCATCATCGGGAGAGTGGCGCGAAATGGTTTTATCGAAACGGACTGGGAAGCCAGTCTCAATCAACCCCGTCAAGGCGAATAGGGATCATCGCGGCCCGCATGAAATTCTGGTGAAGTGATGAGCGAAGGAGCAGGTAAATCGAAGTTGCGAATCTCGGTGGTGATGGTCGGCCTCAGTCTGGGCGCGCTCATCGTGACCTACGCCTGTGTCACGATGGCGGCGGCCTGGCGTTCTCAGAAAGAGATACCACGGCTGGCGGCGGACAGCCTTGTCAAAGCACTTCGCAGCTATTACCAGCAAACGGGCAGTTTCCCATCCAACTTCCACGAGCTTGAGACGCGCGTATGGAAGCACAGCAAAGCCTCGGATTTCGGCGTTGATGGCCGCAGCCTTTCGGTCGCCAATTACACTTACATCTACTACCCGGTAGATGCAAAGTCCTGCACGATTTGGATCATCCCGACGGGGCCGCGCCGCGAAGAAGGAGCAACGCATTTCCTTCTTCTCACCCCCGATGGACTCAGGCGATGGAAAGGTGCCCCATTGTCACTCGATGAGGTGAAGAAGCTGCCTTCGGTCCCGCAATACAGGGAGATGAACGTGCTGGGGATGACCGAGCAGCAGCCAATTGATCTCGGCAAGAAGAAGTAGTCTCAAGATGCGCGCAGTCGTTGCCATCAAATCTACCGGCGGTCGCGGCGCTTCGCGCGCCACTCGCTACATCTCCGAGCGCGACCGCAACCCAGAGCGTGAGGGCGCAGGACTGCGCCCACTCTTCTCCGACAGAGAAGATGTGTTGACCTATCGCGGTGCTGACCGCCTGTTAAGCAACGGCACGGGCACACCCGATAAAGATGATCTCATCCACATTGCCGTAAGCTTCCGCAATGAAGATTACGAGCGACTGGGGTCGACAGATGATGAGCGCAAAGAACAACTCCGCGAAGTAGCCCGCGAAGCGATGCGAGAGATGAGCAAAGAGATGCGCGCCAATGATCTGCGTTGGGTCGCCGGCATCCATCTCAACACCGACCACCCACATATTCACATCGTCATCAGCAAAGAGATCAAAGACCTCGAAACGGATAAGTCTCGGCGCATAGGGAAAATTCCCAAACGGCTTCTACCTTACCGTGAAGTCCAAGCTGACGGCAGCACGCGGCCAGTCGAAGGGCGTATCGGCAATCACTTCGTCGCGGCGCTGGATCGTCACATTGAGCATGCAAGAGAGCCGGTGGAGCGAAAACTTCAACCTGTGCGCGAAGCAGGAGCGGCAAGAGGCGTGGGTGAGTGGCTGCGTAATGAAGCCAGAGCGCGCGATGTCGAGGCATCGTGGGGAACGCCGGAGAAAGATACCAATGGATCACAGGTGCGCCAAGATCGGGTCTTGCTAGGCGAAGCGATTGAGAAGAGCTTGCGCCGGGTTTATTCGGCTCTTGCTTACGAAAGGGCGCTCAAGCACGGCGAGACCTTTCGCTTTCGTGCGCGCGACGAGAGCATCGACGGCGAGCGGCAGATATCCGAATCTGACGTAAGACGCCGCGCCGATGCCCGCGGCTCCCGCGCCGCCGCTGAACAAAATGTGCGCACTGCGGTCGAGCGGCAAAAGGTCCGCCAACAGGTGGCAGAGAGCGATGTCAACCACCATGGCACGACGATCAAAGAGTTGCGTAAGTTCAGAAGCAATCTTTTAGAGAGATTGGGGAAGGAACGGAGCAGGGCTAACCTTGAACATACGCAGGCGCAGGCGCGCGCCAGCGGTGTTCGACAGAGGTATGCGGTGGGCGGCCAGGAGATGCCTGTTCCCATCATCGCGCGCGACACGCTCATCGAACTCCAAGAGCAAGCCATCAGTTATGGTCTCGGCGACCGCGTAGAAACCTTGGAGCAGATTCGCGTCGCTCTCGCAATTGAGAATGGTCAGCCGACCCGCAATGACAACCAAGCCGCCCGCCTCGGCGCACAGCTTTTCACCGCGCGCACCGAGCTTGAGGCCAGGCAGGAACGAGTTGCGGGCCTTGACCAGATGCGCCATCTCCAGCGGTGGGAGATCAACAGTGAAAGGTGGTCGCTCACCGACCTTGATCGCCAGATTGAATGGCAAACTGACCAGGCGCGCGTGATCGGCAGGTATCACTACCATCTCGACCCGCGCGCGCGCAAAGCGGCAGGCAAAGAGGCCGAGCGGCTTGTGATGGTCAGAGATGAACTCGTTAAAAAGATTGATGAACGGCGAAATGAGCTTCATAAAGAAACAGAGGATGCCCGCAAACTTGTCGAGGTTCTGATTCGCGCTCATGAGAGCGAAACGGCTGACCGCTCCCTGAGGGGCCGTGTTATGCCGCCGCCTGAGTTCACGCGTGACGAAATCCGGCGCATTGAAGCAAACGCCGAGGCGACGCGCGATGCTGGGCTGCTCAGGC encodes:
- the mobL gene encoding relaxase MobL: MRAVVAIKSTGGRGASRATRYISERDRNPEREGAGLRPLFSDREDVLTYRGADRLLSNGTGTPDKDDLIHIAVSFRNEDYERLGSTDDERKEQLREVAREAMREMSKEMRANDLRWVAGIHLNTDHPHIHIVISKEIKDLETDKSRRIGKIPKRLLPYREVQADGSTRPVEGRIGNHFVAALDRHIEHAREPVERKLQPVREAGAARGVGEWLRNEARARDVEASWGTPEKDTNGSQVRQDRVLLGEAIEKSLRRVYSALAYERALKHGETFRFRARDESIDGERQISESDVRRRADARGSRAAAEQNVRTAVERQKVRQQVAESDVNHHGTTIKELRKFRSNLLERLGKERSRANLEHTQAQARASGVRQRYAVGGQEMPVPIIARDTLIELQEQAISYGLGDRVETLEQIRVALAIENGQPTRNDNQAARLGAQLFTARTELEARQERVAGLDQMRHLQRWEINSERWSLTDLDRQIEWQTDQARVIGRYHYHLDPRARKAAGKEAERLVMVRDELVKKIDERRNELHKETEDARKLVEVLIRAHESETADRSLRGRVMPPPEFTRDEIRRIEANAEATRDAGLLRQLDEIEKHLNERDRSAEHIKPEERLSRAMAREIIAEVAYRESADRLANFNERSDAQPLAIESKDGHLNVHRLKDTRPHSVVERALRPLLEKPAAREARHAIEAASATAQARLVTDYEKSRAYLEAAREVAGGLRLELREQTIDKTHLMPAFTAKERINLEIYAERQADPRERAHYLGLARGEVVHAIPSHDTTGNRFAHDQASRFDHGRATEQSHMYDSPARSTGRTR